A genomic window from Candidatus Pelagisphaera phototrophica includes:
- a CDS encoding mechanosensitive ion channel family protein has protein sequence MAFSSSLLLAANVNEWFTGIWADYLAPRWDSFSQVFVGEDLLIQLGAIAGAVILSFAVALGLRPLFKKITEAIEERDDWIEGVIDWISDNLLRLLLVALLWSVSLYLDSNTIEPSVDAAVLSDSAETASVTVEDEVGAIESQAVAVASKSTAVSKNYLLVRAAASIATLMLVSGALPRAIKQQVYFRTLFFVLAMVLILNLLGIWSVIREGLDGIALFPISGSGVTRVTLLTLAKGVVAISLLIPFTSWLIRTSESRVTRMEKVSPALQVLTIKVLKVLIAAGAIMFAISSVGVDLSAFAVLGGAIGLGLGFGFQKVVSNLISGVILLGDKSIKPGDVIEVDNTYGWINTLGARYTSVITRDGTEHLIPNEMMITEKVVNWSFSDQKVRVRIPFGVSYTSDIHKAMELALQAAGEDVRILKDPVPAVRLTGFGDNSVDFEMRGWIVDPTDGVGNITSSFYLRIWDLFKENGIEFPYPQRDVHLKELPTVEVNLKRSE, from the coding sequence ATGGCATTTTCTTCCTCATTGCTTTTGGCCGCGAATGTGAATGAGTGGTTTACTGGGATTTGGGCAGATTATTTGGCTCCTCGCTGGGATTCATTTTCGCAAGTCTTTGTAGGGGAGGATCTTCTTATCCAATTGGGTGCTATCGCAGGGGCTGTTATTCTCTCATTTGCTGTTGCTCTTGGTCTTCGACCGCTGTTCAAAAAGATTACTGAAGCGATCGAGGAGCGCGATGATTGGATCGAGGGGGTCATTGATTGGATCAGCGACAATCTTTTGCGCCTATTGCTAGTGGCGCTTTTATGGTCGGTTTCGCTCTATCTAGATTCGAACACAATAGAGCCTTCCGTTGACGCGGCGGTCTTGAGCGACTCGGCCGAAACGGCTTCTGTAACGGTGGAGGATGAGGTAGGTGCAATCGAATCGCAAGCAGTTGCTGTCGCCAGCAAGTCAACTGCGGTAAGTAAAAACTACCTGCTTGTGCGAGCAGCTGCGAGCATCGCTACCCTGATGCTTGTGTCGGGAGCGTTGCCGCGAGCGATCAAGCAGCAGGTTTACTTCAGGACGCTGTTTTTCGTTTTAGCCATGGTGCTGATCTTGAATTTACTAGGCATTTGGAGTGTGATTAGAGAAGGGCTTGACGGTATCGCGCTATTCCCGATTTCCGGCTCTGGTGTAACGCGGGTTACCTTGCTAACCTTAGCAAAGGGAGTCGTTGCGATTTCACTACTGATACCGTTTACTAGCTGGCTTATAAGGACATCCGAGTCGCGGGTTACGCGGATGGAGAAGGTCTCGCCTGCCTTGCAGGTATTGACGATTAAAGTGCTGAAGGTTTTGATCGCGGCAGGAGCGATCATGTTTGCGATCAGTTCCGTTGGAGTGGACCTCTCCGCCTTCGCGGTCCTCGGAGGAGCAATTGGTCTAGGGTTGGGTTTTGGCTTCCAGAAGGTCGTGTCCAACTTGATCAGTGGGGTGATACTTCTGGGAGACAAGTCGATCAAACCAGGCGATGTGATCGAAGTAGACAACACGTATGGATGGATCAATACACTGGGTGCACGCTACACTTCGGTGATTACTCGGGACGGCACCGAACATCTGATACCCAACGAAATGATGATCACTGAAAAAGTGGTCAACTGGTCATTCAGCGATCAAAAGGTGCGGGTCAGGATTCCGTTTGGCGTGTCCTACACTTCAGATATTCACAAAGCCATGGAACTGGCGCTGCAGGCGGCAGGCGAGGACGTCAGAATTTTGAAAGATCCGGTCCCTGCGGTTCGACTGACTGGATTTGGTGACAATTCGGTTGATTTTGAAATGAGAGGCTGGATTGTCGACCCTACTGACGGAGTTGGAAATATAACAAGCTCGTTTTACTTGAGAATATGGGATCTGTTTAAGGAAAACGGTATCGAATTTCCGTATCCACAGCGCGATGTACACCTTAAAGAGCTCCCAACCGTAGAGGTGAATCTGAAGAGGAGCGAGTAA
- a CDS encoding malate dehydrogenase, which translates to MKPPIHVAVTGAAGQIGYSLLFRIASGHLLGPDQPVVLRLIEIEPGMKALEGVVMELQDCAFPLLRGIVPTCDLSEGFDQASWALLVGSVPRKDGMERKDLLGINGQIFTSQGKAIQENAASDIRTLVVGNPCNTNCLIAMNNAPDIPKDRWFAMTRLDENRAKSQLALKAGLDVAAVKNLAIWGNHSSTMYPNYFDATIDGKPVPEVITDEAWFAQEFIPTVQQRGAAVIKARGLSSAASAANAAIDTVRSITTPTVSDDCFSVAVRSNGEYGIENGLIYSYPMKSDGQNLSIIENLEINEFSSRKIKATEAELSEEKAMVSNLLP; encoded by the coding sequence ATGAAACCACCCATTCATGTCGCAGTCACCGGCGCCGCCGGGCAAATCGGATATTCACTGCTCTTTCGCATCGCGTCAGGTCATCTCCTCGGACCGGATCAGCCCGTCGTTCTCCGGCTCATCGAAATCGAGCCAGGAATGAAAGCTCTGGAGGGAGTTGTCATGGAACTTCAAGACTGCGCCTTTCCCTTACTGAGAGGAATTGTACCCACCTGCGACTTAAGTGAAGGTTTTGACCAAGCGAGCTGGGCCCTTCTAGTCGGCAGTGTACCACGCAAAGACGGAATGGAACGCAAAGATCTCCTGGGAATCAACGGCCAGATCTTTACCAGCCAGGGGAAGGCCATCCAGGAAAACGCCGCTTCGGATATTCGGACACTCGTGGTGGGCAACCCTTGTAATACTAACTGCCTCATTGCGATGAACAACGCCCCAGACATACCCAAAGACCGATGGTTCGCCATGACTCGCCTCGACGAGAATCGAGCCAAATCCCAATTGGCGTTGAAAGCAGGATTAGATGTCGCTGCGGTCAAGAATCTGGCCATTTGGGGCAACCATTCTTCGACAATGTATCCTAATTACTTTGACGCGACGATAGATGGGAAACCCGTTCCCGAGGTTATCACAGACGAAGCCTGGTTTGCTCAAGAATTCATTCCAACTGTCCAACAACGTGGAGCAGCCGTCATTAAGGCTCGCGGTCTATCCTCGGCAGCCTCAGCGGCAAATGCTGCGATCGACACTGTACGATCCATTACAACTCCAACCGTTTCCGACGACTGCTTCAGCGTGGCCGTGCGCTCGAATGGTGAATATGGAATCGAAAATGGACTAATCTATTCCTACCCTATGAAAAGCGACGGGCAAAACCTCAGCATTATAGAGAACCTAGAGATCAACGAATTCAGCAGTCGGAAGATCAAAGCGACTGAAGCCGAACTGAGTGAAGAGAAAGCCATGGTCAGCAATTTGCTTCCCTAG
- a CDS encoding 3-deoxy-7-phosphoheptulonate synthase, translating into MKQTSDINVTRTDALPAPHELLEEISRTESQSEFITQSRQDIHRIIFGDDRRFLLVIGPCSIHDAGAGLEYGRRLAALSEQVKDRICLVMRVYFEKPRTSLGWKGLIMDPDLDETANINKGLRVARNFLRDIIDLGVPTATELLDPITPQYIADLVSWAAIGARTTESQTHRQMASGLSMPVGFKNGMDGTCQVAINAIKAARGVQTFLGINQEGQASAVTTAGNQNCHVVLRGGSSGPNYNADSVAKTAADLAKAGLEKAIMIDCSHGNSSKQPEKQPEVLDSIIGQIKSGNDSIIGAMMESNLGAGNQKFPAPVDALEYGVSITDGCIDWTTTEASVLKAYENLASRFATA; encoded by the coding sequence GTGAAGCAAACCTCCGATATAAACGTCACACGCACTGATGCGCTCCCTGCTCCCCACGAACTCCTCGAAGAGATCTCTCGAACTGAGTCTCAATCGGAGTTCATAACCCAATCCCGCCAGGATATCCACCGCATCATTTTTGGCGATGATCGGCGTTTCCTTCTAGTGATAGGCCCGTGTTCTATTCATGATGCTGGGGCAGGGCTTGAGTACGGACGAAGACTCGCCGCTCTCAGCGAACAAGTGAAGGACCGAATCTGCCTGGTCATGCGGGTTTACTTCGAAAAACCCCGCACCTCGCTAGGATGGAAAGGCCTTATCATGGATCCCGATCTCGACGAGACCGCGAATATCAACAAGGGCCTTCGTGTCGCGCGCAATTTTCTGAGGGATATCATCGACCTTGGTGTTCCTACAGCCACCGAACTTCTTGACCCTATCACACCCCAGTACATCGCCGACCTCGTCTCCTGGGCAGCCATCGGCGCTCGAACCACAGAATCTCAGACGCATCGTCAAATGGCATCGGGTCTATCCATGCCAGTCGGATTCAAGAACGGGATGGACGGAACCTGCCAAGTCGCAATTAATGCCATAAAGGCGGCTCGAGGAGTCCAAACCTTTCTCGGCATAAACCAGGAGGGACAGGCCTCTGCCGTTACCACCGCAGGTAACCAAAATTGCCACGTGGTTCTCCGAGGCGGAAGCTCTGGCCCGAACTACAACGCCGACAGCGTGGCCAAAACGGCAGCCGACCTTGCAAAGGCGGGCTTGGAAAAAGCGATTATGATCGACTGCAGCCATGGCAACAGCAGCAAGCAGCCAGAAAAACAGCCAGAAGTACTCGATTCGATTATAGGACAAATTAAATCCGGAAACGACTCCATCATCGGAGCCATGATGGAAAGCAATCTTGGGGCGGGAAACCAAAAGTTCCCAGCCCCGGTCGACGCCCTCGAGTACGGCGTATCGATCACCGATGGATGTATTGACTGGACAACGACAGAAGCCTCCGTCCTCAAGGCCTACGAAAACCTGGCGTCTCGATTCGCCACGGCTTAG
- a CDS encoding YgfZ/GcvT domain-containing protein, which produces METSRVHFYLPKGVFFVEGEDAAPFLQGQFSQDIRTADGFRAYGLWLNRKGKILADSFMLRISESRFLVVSYFGETEVLRDNLENRIIMDEVETRSTESGWFGVSVWGEAIERVLELAKLERPSGDGFSSCDGVYAFWGRRGEETNLEILFGNEADRKSMESSLSEIGIQLISAKSVRILALREKCFQVGLDIQDSDLPQEVGLADVAVSYTKGCYIGQEVMARLKSMGRSRRTLECVSAPKMLEGNGPWELRGTDGSRAGELRSVVCDGAEIIGVAMLKRALSEEKTFEVAGQSAVAICQAMQGTDD; this is translated from the coding sequence ATGGAAACTTCGAGAGTGCATTTTTATCTCCCAAAGGGCGTGTTTTTCGTGGAGGGAGAGGATGCCGCCCCTTTTTTGCAGGGTCAGTTCTCGCAAGATATCAGAACGGCCGATGGTTTTAGGGCGTATGGACTGTGGCTTAACCGCAAAGGCAAAATCCTAGCGGACAGCTTTATGCTCAGGATTTCTGAATCACGCTTTTTGGTGGTCAGCTATTTCGGTGAAACAGAAGTTCTACGGGATAATTTAGAGAATCGGATTATAATGGACGAGGTCGAGACTCGATCTACTGAGTCAGGCTGGTTTGGGGTATCTGTTTGGGGCGAAGCGATTGAAAGGGTACTGGAGCTAGCAAAATTGGAACGGCCTAGTGGGGATGGGTTTTCGTCATGCGACGGTGTATACGCATTTTGGGGACGAAGAGGAGAGGAAACCAATTTGGAAATCCTGTTTGGCAATGAAGCCGATCGCAAAAGTATGGAAAGCAGCCTCTCGGAAATAGGTATTCAACTCATAAGCGCCAAGAGTGTGAGAATTCTCGCTTTGCGAGAAAAATGCTTTCAAGTTGGTTTAGATATTCAGGACTCAGACCTTCCTCAAGAGGTTGGGCTTGCCGATGTCGCTGTTTCGTATACAAAAGGTTGTTACATTGGTCAAGAGGTGATGGCCCGCTTAAAATCGATGGGCCGTTCGCGCCGGACCCTTGAATGTGTCTCCGCACCGAAAATGCTAGAGGGAAACGGCCCATGGGAATTGCGAGGAACGGACGGATCTCGTGCGGGAGAATTAAGAAGCGTGGTCTGCGATGGAGCTGAAATTATAGGTGTGGCGATGCTCAAGCGTGCCTTGTCTGAAGAAAAAACGTTTGAGGTAGCCGGGCAATCCGCAGTTGCGATATGTCAAGCTATGCAAGGGACAGACGATTGA
- a CDS encoding HU family DNA-binding protein produces the protein MNKSELVSEIQANLGGASKADAENALSAVLASVKTAIKKAGKTVKVSDKDAKPAVAIQLVGFGTFSVTRRNARSGINPLTKAPLKIKASKAIKFKPGAGLKGAL, from the coding sequence ATGAATAAATCCGAACTTGTCTCAGAAATTCAGGCAAACCTTGGCGGCGCTTCTAAAGCGGACGCAGAAAACGCATTGAGTGCCGTATTGGCCTCGGTTAAAACAGCGATCAAAAAGGCAGGTAAGACTGTCAAGGTGAGTGACAAAGATGCGAAGCCAGCGGTTGCAATCCAGCTCGTTGGATTTGGAACATTTTCTGTAACTCGGCGCAACGCGCGTTCGGGAATCAATCCTCTCACGAAGGCTCCTTTGAAGATCAAAGCCAGCAAGGCGATCAAGTTCAAGCCAGGCGCTGGACTTAAGGGCGCACTCTAG
- the galK gene encoding galactokinase, with translation MPLVERLKFRFTKNYDAVPDVIAAAPGRVEFIGNHTDYNNGPVIGAAIDRYVFVALRRIEESVFRFSSGDSSYVAVEDPTQKLKGKRSWINYPLGVYDSLIRRGLKPSGGFELVVDSDVPMGAGLSSSAALELAVCQALCTVYGLGLSREEMALASREAENEFVGMPCGILDQGVSAMGTSGSLVYIDCRDMRFSTIPLGKNYSIWIFNTHKKHSLVESMYSERHNECFQAVDGLNGVGLRIQYLADISPADFQSAKSRLLGTLSNRAEHIVSEIERVNRVKHLLEGGRVSEAGQLLFESHASSRDLFENSVEELDYLVEILKSLPNVIGARLTGGGFGGAVMALTEDAFSPDYAESVASAYRGRFGQPPEVIQCRLSDGVRVVERIESTDTIEPALG, from the coding sequence ATGCCATTGGTGGAAAGACTGAAATTCCGTTTTACGAAAAACTATGACGCTGTTCCGGACGTCATAGCTGCGGCGCCGGGGCGGGTTGAGTTCATAGGCAATCACACAGATTACAACAATGGACCTGTAATTGGAGCAGCGATTGACCGTTATGTCTTTGTGGCGCTTAGAAGGATTGAAGAATCCGTATTTCGGTTCTCGAGTGGGGATTCGTCTTATGTCGCTGTTGAAGATCCCACTCAAAAGCTTAAGGGCAAAAGGTCATGGATCAATTATCCTCTGGGCGTATATGATAGTTTGATACGGCGGGGACTGAAGCCTTCGGGGGGATTTGAGCTAGTGGTTGATTCCGATGTTCCAATGGGTGCAGGATTGAGCAGTAGCGCAGCTTTGGAGTTGGCAGTGTGCCAAGCGTTGTGCACGGTCTACGGGCTGGGGCTTAGTCGAGAGGAAATGGCGCTTGCGAGTCGAGAGGCGGAAAACGAATTTGTGGGAATGCCTTGCGGGATACTGGATCAAGGTGTTTCGGCTATGGGGACATCAGGTTCCTTGGTCTACATCGACTGTAGAGACATGCGCTTTTCAACTATACCGCTGGGGAAAAATTACAGTATCTGGATATTTAACACCCACAAGAAGCACTCGCTTGTGGAATCCATGTATTCTGAAAGGCACAATGAGTGTTTTCAAGCGGTAGACGGTTTAAACGGAGTAGGACTGAGAATTCAATATTTGGCGGATATTTCTCCTGCCGACTTCCAGAGCGCCAAGAGTCGTTTGTTGGGAACGTTGTCTAACAGAGCAGAGCACATCGTATCTGAAATTGAACGGGTGAATCGGGTTAAGCATCTGCTTGAAGGCGGGAGGGTCTCAGAGGCGGGACAGCTCCTGTTTGAATCGCATGCCAGTTCAAGGGATCTTTTTGAAAACAGTGTGGAAGAACTCGACTATCTCGTCGAGATCTTGAAATCGCTACCGAACGTCATAGGAGCTCGGTTGACTGGGGGTGGATTTGGTGGAGCTGTTATGGCTCTAACCGAAGATGCTTTTTCGCCTGACTACGCGGAGTCTGTGGCATCAGCCTATCGCGGCAGGTTTGGACAGCCGCCTGAAGTGATTCAGTGTCGACTTTCTGATGGAGTCCGCGTCGTAGAACGTATAGAGTCTACGGATACTATTGAGCCAGCTCTTGGATAA
- a CDS encoding prepilin peptidase has translation MLPELQYIDQGFPVFFSSVIFIFGALIGSFLNVCIYRIPAEKSIIFPGSICSCGQPIKWFDNIPILSWFILRGKARCCKASYSFRYPFVELLTACLFLAAWQQQPHAKALCLMVLVGLLICATFIDFDHMEIPDRFSIGTGIIGVILSGIIPSLHGISDPTFAYASVKGIFEALVGLMIGSGLILWIALVAEKVLRKEAMGFGDVKLLGGIGAFLGWQGALFALFGGAVIGTVGVLGWTIAKAVVPALRPKESGEGEDLIGREMPFGPMLASGALLYAIVFETQVDDYLALIQELAQ, from the coding sequence ATGCTACCCGAGCTGCAATACATCGATCAGGGATTTCCCGTCTTTTTCTCCTCCGTGATTTTCATATTCGGAGCCCTGATAGGAAGTTTTCTCAATGTATGCATCTATCGCATACCAGCAGAAAAGTCGATCATCTTCCCCGGCTCAATCTGCTCGTGCGGCCAGCCGATTAAGTGGTTCGACAATATTCCCATCCTTAGCTGGTTCATCCTTCGCGGAAAAGCCCGTTGCTGTAAAGCTAGCTACAGTTTCCGTTATCCTTTTGTCGAACTTCTGACCGCCTGCCTGTTTCTCGCTGCTTGGCAACAACAGCCCCACGCGAAGGCTCTGTGCCTCATGGTACTGGTAGGGCTCCTAATCTGCGCGACTTTCATAGACTTCGACCATATGGAAATCCCAGACCGATTTTCAATCGGGACGGGCATAATCGGCGTGATTCTATCGGGGATCATACCCTCGTTGCACGGAATTAGTGATCCGACTTTCGCTTACGCTTCGGTCAAAGGCATTTTCGAGGCTCTCGTCGGATTAATGATCGGCTCCGGCCTAATTCTTTGGATCGCCCTCGTTGCCGAAAAGGTCCTTCGCAAAGAAGCGATGGGATTTGGGGACGTCAAACTACTTGGGGGTATCGGCGCCTTTTTGGGCTGGCAAGGGGCATTGTTCGCGCTCTTTGGCGGGGCCGTCATAGGTACCGTTGGAGTGCTAGGCTGGACGATTGCCAAGGCGGTCGTTCCCGCTTTAAGGCCAAAGGAATCAGGGGAAGGCGAGGACCTTATTGGGCGAGAAATGCCTTTCGGCCCCATGCTCGCTTCAGGCGCTCTCCTGTACGCCATTGTATTCGAGACACAGGTCGACGATTACCTAGCGCTTATCCAAGAGCTGGCTCAATAG
- the aroE gene encoding shikimate dehydrogenase, with protein sequence METFNSEETYTLKDLKSWGFDGVSLAVLGHPVRHSISPAMHNAAIKEISQPNDRFSNWRYFRFEVPPEDLIQALPMFHEKGFFGLNLTVPHKEIALGALQKVDSAALEIGAVNTLRRLDDGYEGFNTDGYGLSEGIRRDLETSLEGKDIVILGAGGAGRAAAVEALRRKCQSLKIVNRNQDRLKNLIQTLSPIAERFSIPLSNCSPNDSKLSLPSSTIIVNATSLGLNSDDPLPLPEECVQHPLTLFDMIYNPRTTQFMELILSKGGRAANGLSMLVYQGARSLEIWSGKNVNAETMNQAANAALLSRAYFD encoded by the coding sequence ATGGAAACCTTCAATTCCGAGGAAACATACACCCTAAAGGATCTGAAAAGCTGGGGGTTCGACGGAGTCAGCCTCGCAGTTCTAGGGCATCCCGTGCGGCACTCAATAAGTCCCGCAATGCACAACGCTGCCATTAAGGAGATTTCCCAGCCCAATGACCGCTTCTCTAATTGGCGTTACTTTCGTTTCGAAGTACCACCCGAGGACTTGATCCAGGCTCTTCCTATGTTTCACGAAAAGGGGTTTTTCGGTCTCAATTTAACTGTCCCACACAAGGAAATCGCCTTAGGCGCTCTACAAAAGGTAGACTCCGCCGCACTCGAAATAGGGGCGGTCAATACGTTGAGACGCCTAGACGACGGTTATGAAGGATTCAACACGGACGGCTATGGCCTTTCGGAGGGAATTAGAAGAGACCTTGAGACCAGCCTTGAAGGTAAGGATATTGTCATTTTAGGAGCCGGAGGAGCCGGGCGAGCGGCTGCAGTCGAAGCCTTGCGTCGCAAATGCCAATCCCTTAAAATCGTCAACCGCAACCAAGATCGTCTCAAAAATCTGATCCAAACCTTAAGCCCTATTGCCGAACGATTTTCGATTCCCCTGAGTAATTGTTCACCGAACGATTCAAAACTTTCGCTGCCCTCCAGCACAATAATTGTCAATGCAACCTCTCTTGGTCTCAACTCTGACGATCCTCTGCCGCTGCCCGAAGAGTGCGTACAGCATCCTCTCACTCTATTCGATATGATCTATAATCCGCGAACCACCCAATTTATGGAGCTCATCCTATCAAAAGGAGGGCGTGCGGCCAACGGGCTATCCATGCTGGTGTATCAAGGAGCTCGCTCCCTCGAAATTTGGTCAGGGAAAAACGTCAATGCGGAAACAATGAACCAAGCAGCCAACGCAGCTTTGCTGTCGCGAGCGTACTTCGACTAA
- a CDS encoding transglutaminase family protein gives MARITVHYAISRSETIKGLISRPAKVRCKRIQATAIMSPNFSSKRSSTIAIHGIVPHLTNVRDHAMTAKEKVALLSLLDDPSPAVREELLRILNSMGSYGLEILNEAAKSSNRLLGWHAGAYLSELRSVDLAQELRQFIHSGNYELETGWMMISRVAYPNLEIGGICNQLDSYASRCKELIIKPASPRDQCAVINRVLFHEAGFRGNSEQYTDPDNSFINAVLQSKKGLPITLSVLYLIIAERLGLEIVPINAPGHFVVGCFEETAPFYIDPFEHGKFLTAGHMLKRIESSNIVPNLSYLAPATTHETLSRICRNLVFHYTESGKGSMAALFSDMLKEFKDAYEKQL, from the coding sequence TTGGCACGAATCACCGTTCACTACGCCATCTCAAGGTCAGAAACCATTAAAGGGCTCATCTCTCGCCCAGCCAAAGTACGCTGCAAGCGAATACAGGCTACTGCGATCATGTCCCCCAATTTTTCGTCTAAACGATCTTCTACTATTGCGATTCACGGAATAGTGCCGCACCTTACGAACGTGCGAGACCATGCGATGACGGCCAAAGAAAAAGTTGCCCTTTTGAGTCTACTGGATGATCCGAGTCCCGCCGTAAGAGAAGAGCTTCTCAGAATTCTAAATTCAATGGGGTCCTACGGCCTGGAAATTCTGAACGAAGCCGCCAAGAGCAGCAATCGGCTGCTAGGCTGGCACGCTGGAGCTTACCTTTCTGAGCTTCGATCCGTCGATCTCGCCCAAGAACTTCGACAGTTCATACATTCAGGGAACTACGAGCTCGAAACTGGCTGGATGATGATTAGCCGGGTCGCCTACCCCAATCTCGAGATAGGAGGCATCTGCAATCAACTGGACTCATATGCGAGTCGCTGCAAAGAGCTCATAATAAAGCCGGCCTCCCCCCGAGACCAATGTGCCGTCATCAATCGTGTCCTCTTTCACGAGGCGGGCTTTAGGGGCAACTCGGAGCAGTACACTGATCCAGACAACAGCTTTATCAATGCGGTCCTTCAGTCTAAAAAAGGCCTCCCCATAACCCTCTCAGTTCTCTATCTTATTATAGCTGAGAGACTTGGGCTGGAAATCGTTCCCATCAATGCTCCTGGACATTTCGTCGTTGGCTGCTTCGAAGAAACAGCTCCTTTCTACATAGATCCATTCGAACACGGCAAATTCCTGACAGCGGGGCATATGCTCAAGCGGATCGAATCTAGTAATATCGTCCCCAATCTAAGCTATCTCGCTCCTGCCACCACACACGAAACGCTCTCCCGCATTTGTAGAAATCTTGTTTTCCATTACACGGAATCGGGAAAGGGGTCGATGGCAGCTTTATTCTCAGATATGCTGAAGGAGTTTAAAGACGCATACGAGAAGCAGCTCTAA
- a CDS encoding response regulator: MGDSSLGTFLVIDDDEGLRTLLNLILSSVGINSICVGTSNEAISALEEDNGTINGILLDLNLENSRGEDLLDQILTFNSDLVVFMISGCLSEEIKERIGDRAINGIITKPFQTAELIQLIRDAVIKRQELITSREGA; encoded by the coding sequence ATGGGCGACTCGAGTTTAGGTACCTTTCTCGTAATAGACGATGACGAGGGTCTACGGACGCTGTTGAATCTGATATTAAGTTCGGTAGGAATCAACTCGATATGCGTTGGAACATCAAACGAAGCGATCAGTGCTCTTGAGGAAGACAACGGCACTATTAACGGAATCCTCCTTGACCTAAATCTAGAGAACTCTCGAGGAGAGGACTTGTTGGACCAAATACTCACATTTAATTCCGATCTCGTCGTGTTCATGATAAGCGGATGTCTGAGCGAGGAGATTAAAGAGCGGATCGGCGATAGGGCAATCAATGGAATCATAACAAAGCCCTTTCAAACCGCCGAGCTGATTCAGCTAATTAGGGATGCCGTCATCAAACGACAGGAGTTGATTACGTCACGCGAAGGTGCTTAG
- a CDS encoding TVP38/TMEM64 family protein: MAAVLFWQFRHELGEVDVQAGIDWITDFGPIPFFAAMAVLPSFWAPVSPLLLLAGAVYEMPVAIGGSAAALAINMALSWLLAGKFFRPPFERLVHRFGYSVPELKRESMFTVAVLLRITPGMPFSLQNYLLGLARMPFLWYMGVSLPLTLILSLSIVIFGDAILKGNTALILLAISLFVALSLGVRFLRARLKAKLITGGSS, from the coding sequence GTGGCTGCAGTTCTGTTTTGGCAGTTTCGACACGAACTGGGCGAAGTTGATGTTCAGGCGGGAATCGACTGGATTACCGATTTCGGCCCGATTCCATTCTTCGCGGCGATGGCCGTTCTGCCGAGTTTCTGGGCCCCCGTATCACCGTTGCTTTTATTGGCGGGAGCCGTATATGAGATGCCGGTAGCGATTGGTGGTTCCGCAGCGGCCCTAGCCATTAATATGGCACTGTCATGGCTTTTGGCGGGAAAGTTTTTCAGACCCCCGTTTGAGAGACTCGTACATAGATTTGGGTACAGTGTTCCCGAGCTAAAAAGAGAAAGCATGTTTACGGTAGCGGTTTTGTTGAGAATCACTCCAGGAATGCCCTTTTCATTGCAGAATTATTTGCTCGGCTTGGCTCGCATGCCCTTTCTTTGGTATATGGGTGTATCGTTGCCTCTTACTCTAATCCTATCCCTCAGCATCGTTATTTTTGGGGACGCCATTCTAAAGGGGAACACAGCGTTGATTTTATTGGCGATCAGTTTGTTTGTGGCGTTGAGTTTGGGGGTGCGTTTTCTGCGGGCTCGGTTAAAAGCTAAATTGATCACCGGGGGGTCATCGTGA